The DNA segment ACCAGATCCTGCCCCATCAGAGCACCTGCCCACCCCAGCACTCTTTCCCTGAAGTGGTCATCTGCTACCCCCCACCCTGGTACTGTGAGCGGTTAGCACACATCACAGAGGTCTAGCATCATGCCCCCAAAGGGAACTGCTTCCCGGGTGCCCCCACCAGCCTGTTCCTCTGAGGCAGGCACCCCCTGCCCTATTCCCTCACCCAGGTAGCCTGCCTTGGCCTGGCCCCAGGAGTTCAACCCACCAAGACCTGAAGACAAGATGGGCCAAGGAGTAGTGGTCCCTGACATGTCTGATGGCCAGACACCATCTACACCAGGACTTTTTTGAAAGTGGAAGGGGTTCTAATAAGCTGGAAAACAGGCCTAAACCCAAACTTCCCACCAAAGAACAAATGGTCACCCTACTGATCAGGTTTCCCTGCTCTGAACGGGCCTGGTCCTGCACTCTTGACTTTCCAAATCACGGTCCCTACTCGTAGCAAACTCTTCTCAGACCTCTATTACCATCTCTGTCGCCTCCTACTCTCCAAGGCCTTCTGGCATCTTGGTTACATATCCCAAGGCCTCAATAATATTGGGGACCTGTAGTACTGGGGTTGGGAGGGGTGGTTGGGATGATGCCCCTCCAAATCCCATACAGGACCTGACCACCACTCAAGGCCTTTGGTGTCAAGCCCCAGGCTTTCTGGCTCCTTGGGCCCAACCCCCCAAATCATGGCTGCCTGGGTCTGAGTAGAAAAGCAAGCCTCCACCCTGCCTTCCATCCCAACCTTGCCAAGTCTCCCCTCTCTAGGCCCTTCTGTAGCTCAAGGCCAGGGAGAAATGAACCACCAATTCCCCCATCCCTACTCATGGTCAGTGCAAAGCACTTTGTTCTGGTATCTTCCCCACTTCTGCCTACATATTCCTGGTCCCACCTCACTGTGGCTTTCATACCAGCAACCCCAGGTATCGCCTCTGGATTGGCAACTGGTGGAAGCTGAGATCAACCTGTAGCACCCTGCACCCCTACCCAGACAGGGCTGGTCCCCAGCCCCTCATGAGAGCCTTCCAGCAACCACAGCCATCCTGATGGGTTCCCATCAGGTTCCCATTCGGAGCCAGTGCCACTGCCCTTGCTTTTAGAACCTGCTCGGCAGGGCTGCTTGGAAAACTGCTTTCAGTAAGCCCTGCTAAGGCAAATAGTCCCAGATAGTGAAAACTCAGGTTCCGGGTCCTTAAAggttccttctcttctcccttctcctccctcccaccctcctctgcAGACAGTCCACAGCCACACCAAGGCTTTGGGAAACAGAAGTCCAATCCTGATCTTCCTGGGGCCAAGGCTTCACTCGTTGTCCATCTGTCTTTGGGAAACAAAGACTCTTCTGTGTCTGGGTGAGGCTACCTAACACCAGTTGCATCCCTCCCAACCCCACCAAAACAAGCGCCTGGATCCGACCCCTTGGAGGAGAGCTGAGAAAACTCTGAGCTCAGGAGGGGGCCTTCCAATGGGCCCCTGAGTAGGCGTAGGAGATGGGATGGCGGGTCCCAGGCCTCACAGTGAATGTGTTGATGGAGCTTCCGTAGTGCATGTTGTTGTGGGGAGACCTGGCGGGAAGCAGGAGAGAGATGAGGTTAGTATCTGCAGCTGGTTAACCATCAACCCGGGAATCTCCCCAGGGCCATCAGAGGAAGGATGGAGCTGCCCCTCAAGCCCAGGGCTTATCCTCCCCAGTGGAAGCCCAGTATTGACTTATCAGCCCCAGGGTTCCCTCTTGTCCAGGCCCTGTCGCCAGAGTACACGTGCAATACCCTCCTTCTCAGAACCCTTCCCTCCTAGCCTGGCTCTGGATGCATCTCGGTGATGGGAAATCTCAGCACTCAAGGACCGCTcagctctcccccaccccacacggGAACTCTaggaagagggagacaggagCGAGAAGACAAAGGAGACAGTGGGTGTTAGGAaagcaggcctccctgccccttctcTCTGCCCTGAGAGCCAGGAGGGAGAAAACCAAATGTCCAGGCTGATGGCTGCAGCCTGGCCAGCTCCGGGTGGTCTGGGGGTGagcctccctctcccctgccttcccagcccagcccccctctcccctgccttccctgcccagcccccctcTCCCTTGccttccctgcccagcccccctctcccctgccttccctgcccagcccccctcTCCCTTGccttccctgcccagcccccctcTCCCCTGCCTTCCCTGCCAAGCCCCCTCTCCCCTacctgctcccctctccctgccttcccagcccagctcccctctcccctgcTTTCCCAGCCTGCCGCTCACCTGCCGGTAGCCGGGGCGCAGCCatagtcgccgccgccgccgcgagcTTTGTACTTGGCCTCTCCGCGAGCGGCGCCCTCCAGGGACATCTTCCGCGAGTGCAGGCCGCCGGGGGGCCCGCGGCCCGCCGAGTTGACGCGCCGCATCTCCGGGCCGCTGGGCGCTGCGAAGGGGCCCCCGGGCTGCGGCCCGAAGCAGTTGGGGAAGCTCAGGCTGCGGCCGGTGCCGCCGCGGGGCGGCTCTGGGTTGCGGTGGGGCTCCCCGACGTACAGGCGCTTCTTGATGAGCGAGCGGCCCCCGCCTCCGCCGGAGAAGCGGTCCAGGCCCCGGGCCGGACCTGGATCCGCGGAGAAGTGAGAGAAGCCGCGAGCTGGGCCCGCATTCGCGGGCTGCCCCAAGTCTGAGAAATTGTTCCGGGGAGGGGAACCCCGGCGCCCCAGATACTGCAAGGGGGCGGCCGGGGGCTCGGGATCATTGCTGAATTCTGGCGGCGGCGGGATGACCTCAAAGTTGAACTCCTCCTCCTTGTCTTCCTCCGGCTtgtgggaaggagaaggaggggaagagaaagacTTGGGCAGCAGGCGGCcctggaggaggctggagggcgcTGGTCTCTCCCAGGCCGCGGAGGCCTGGGGCTTCACCTTTGTCGAGCTGGGCCCGCGACCGGACTCTGTGTCCTTCGGGTGCCTGCGGGGCTGGAGTTCCCACTGACAGAGTCCTTTGGGTTGTCCTGGCGAGGTTAGCTGGGGGACCTTCTCAGTCTCCTTGGACACCTTGGGGACCACAGTGAAGGAGTTGGGCTGGCCCTCGTTGTACAAGATGGTATCAGAGCCTGCCTCGGGCTGGCTGGGGCCTTGGAGACTCCCTGGCAGGGAGGGCCGGCCCAGGGGGGACCCCCTGGGCCTCCCCTTCTGGGCCCTCTGCTTGGCCGCAAGGAGCAGGGCCATCGGGGAACCCCGCTCCACCACCTCCCCCGTCACCGGGTGCCTGAGGAGTTCGTCAGCAGCCTGGGATGAGGCTGGGGGTTTGGGTGGCAGCTCCTGGGGCTCCTTCACCTCCACAGGCTTGCCTGACCCTGCAGCCTCTCCTCTGGACAGAGTGGGTATCACCACAGCCACCTCTCTGCTGGAGCTGTTCTGGCTGCAGTGGGGCTTGTAGAAACATGGCACCTCTTCTCGCCCAGGTGATATCTTTGGGGGGAAGGCTGGAGATGAGAGGGCTCCCTGTGTAGCAGGCTTACTGGTCTCTGAGGAGTGCCCCTCTACCTCTGGCTTGGAGGGCACTGCAAGTTCTTCATGTTCTGGCTTCTCCCACTGCCCAGCAGGGGCCAGGTTCTTTTCTGCTATCAGTTGGGAAGATGTGATGGGTAGAGGTGTGGCCTTGGGTGGTGTGGCTGGTCCAGACGTGGCTTTGGGTGGTGTGGCTGGTCCAGGCATGGCATTGGGTGTTGTGGCTGGTCCAGGCGTGGCATTGGGTGTTGTGGCTGGTCCAGGCGTGGCCTTGGGTGGTGTGGCTGGTCCAGGAGTGGCCTTGGGTGGTGTGGCTGGTCCGGGCGTGGCCTTGGGTGGTGTGGCTGGTCCGGGCGTGGCCTTGGGTGGTGAGGCTGGTCCGGGTGGGGCCTTGGGTGGTGTGGCTGGTCCGGGCGTGGCCTTGGGTGGTGAGGCTGGTCCGGGCGTGGCCTTGGGTGGGGTGGCTGGTCCAGGTGTGACCTTGGACTGGAGTGGTGTGTTTGGCAGAGGGGTGGTGGATAGAGGTGGCAGATTCTTGGCCACAGGCTTGGGGAATCTGCTGTTATCATCTCTGTTTTCAAAGATTCTTCCCCCTTCTGGCTGAGATTTGGGAGGCAGAGACCCTCTGCTGGGCCTGGCCTCCTTCTCAGCTGATGAGGAAAGCTGGGCCTCCAGCTTCTTCCGGATCTCCCAGACGCTAGGAGTTGGCGCGTCTTGGGGGAGGTAGTCCACAGGAGGGAGAATCAGGCTGGTGGCAGCCTTCTTTGGCCGGCTGCAAGGACTCTCCTCAGGAACACTTGAGGGGGCCTCCTTCTCTGGCAGGCTTGGGGGAGCCTCCTTCTGTAGCAGACTCGGGGGCGCCTCTTTTGCTGGCAGGCTGGGACGCTTGTGGTCCTCTCTTTCCTGAGAGGCTGCTGTTGGACCTGGTCTGTGACTGGCAAGCCGGTCCTCTCTCCTGGAGCTGCAAAGATAGGCTGACAGCTGGTCCCGGAGCTTTGCCATCTGGCTGGGGTCCCGCCAGTCCATGGGCTCCGAAGAGGCTGTCTCCTCCGGGCTAGGGGGGTCAGGTTTGGGTTTGGGAGCAGGAAAGCTAAACTTGGTTCTTTTCATCAAGCCAGCAGGTGGAGGGGCTGCCTTCTCAGCAGATGGCAGAGGAGGGGCGGCTGGGGGCAGTGGGGGTGCTGGTGGAGGGAGTGGGGGTGCAGGAGGGGgtaggggaggggctggaggtggcGTCTCAGCTTGTTCACTGCTCTGGACCTGAGGCTGGCCTGGCCTTGGGCCGGCCAGTGCCACAGTGCTGGGCTCCTCAGGGAGCGCTAGCTCAGCAGCCCTGTCGGGGTAGGCCTGGCACGCGGAGCGGATATGGAAGCTAGGAGGCAGTGAGGGTCGACCGGGGCCCTTCTTGCTGTTCTCTTCGTCCTCAGGAGGAGTCCCTTGTGCTTCTGGAATAGAGATGGACGAAGTCCtgactggggttgggggaggcacCTTGAATGACCGGGGGAAGGTGAGGTGGGACTCCAGACCCGGTAGGGCCCCCTTGGGCTCAGCAGGGCTCCTGGGGGGGCTGGTTCTGGGGACCTCTGGCTGCCTGCCATTCAGCACCACTTCTGATTTCCACTTGGTGACACCCCCAGTGGGGAAGAGGCGTGTCCCCACGGTATGAGGAGACTCTGGGGCTGGGGGTGTCGGGGCTGGCAAGAGGGGTAGAGGTGGGGCTTGAACGGCCTGGGGTGGTGCGGGAGGAATGAAGTCAGGAGGCGTGGGTGTGGATGGTGAGGAAacggtgggtgggtggggaaggggccCCATTcctgggggcagagctggggctgtgctgggtgggggtgggggcagtgatTCCAGcaggggaggaggcgggggagcTGTGGAGGGTGGAGGTGGCGGAGAGAACTCTGGAGGCTGCAGAGCACCTAGGGGTGGCGCCGGCGCTGggcctgggggaggtggggggatgaGTAAGTCCTGGCCATAATGCCCAGGCCTTAGGTCCCCCACAGAGCTGTATAGTCGGAGGTTGCCATTGACGAGCGTGCTGGTGCCTGAaaggagggagaggcagaggtgaGGAGGGTGAGCAGGCACCATGGGCTTGCTGACCTCCTGAGAGAGCAGCTGGCCAGTTTCTTGAACACCAAGCGAGGAGCAGCCATGTCTCCAGGCTCCTGACCTCTCCTGGGAGGGACCCTCTGCTTTCCAGGGAGGgacccctgcccctgcctgtccctGGCACAGCCTCTGGAGCCTGTGCTGAATTTTCTCCATTGGCTTCCGAGGCTCAGGCTCCATGCTTCTCTGCCCTGCTCACAGTCCTATATATAATTCCTTTACTAGACTCTCTTCAGTTAGCCCCTTGGAGTGCACCGGGTGTTTCTTACAGGTGCCTCAGCTGGTACAAAGCCGGAAACgccagggttcaaatccaggctctCCACTTACTAAATGTGTGACCTTGGACCCACTGATTAAacttgctgagcctcagtttcattatctgtaaaatgggaataacgtCAGCAATTGCCTCATaaagctgttgtgaggattaagagaATTTTTGTAAAAGCATGGAAAGAGCTTATCAGgtgctgcttgctgctgctactgctaagtcgcttcagtcgtgtccaactctgtgcaactccatagacggcagcccgccaggctcccccatccctgggattctccaacactggagtgggttgccatttccttctccagtgcaggaaagtgaaaagtgaaagtgaagtcgctcagtcgtgtctgactcttcacgaccccatggactgcagcctaccaggctcctccatccatgggattttccaggcaagagtactggagtggggtgccattgccttctccgtatcaaGTGCTAGGTCCAGAGAATGGTAATCACTTTGACTACTACCACCTGTGCTTAACTTTTCATTCTGCATAAGACAGGAAGCTGGGAAAGGTAGGAAGTCATAGATGGAAGTAGGGGCCTGGACACCTCAGTGTCACCTCAGTGAGGAAGTTTGGGTGAAAGTTTGGGAGGAAGAAATCTGCATGAGCAATTCTTGCTTTCTAAAGATCCTGAATCTACCAAGAACCCAGAGAACCTCGCAGAGAACTGGAAGGGACTCTGGACTGCCGGATGGATGGGGTGTGTAGAAATGAATTGACTTGGATGACTCAGGCACTAGAGAGATACTGAGTCCCCCACCCTAGCCCCAGAGGCTCAaatccccagcccccagccccagtccctgccccctccctagtGTCTGCAGACCACCAGGATGCCCTGGTTACTCCTCTCTGAGGGGCACATATCCTTTGCCTCCCCCACCTCTCAATTTCTGGCACAAGAGTGAAACAAACCCAGGAATGTGCAGCTCTGAAGGGCTCCTCCCAGTTTCCTGACTTCAAAATAAAGACCAGACAACATCCATTGAGCACCCAAGTGTTAAGAGCTGGGACACAGCAGAAAAGACAAATCAAAAAATAATCAGAATATCGGCCCTCTTGCAGCTTGTGTTTTAACGGGACAATGAGATAGACAATGAATATATCAGTAAATTTCCACCACATCGAGGTGAAGAGTGATACAGAGGGGAAACCCAGGATGGGTGCTGGGGGTGCAATGTGAATAGCGAGGTCCGGGAAGACCTGGCTGAGAAGGTGACATTGGAGCAAAGacggaatgagagagagagagtgagctgTGCACATGTGCAAGGGAAGAACAGACTGGACAGCAGAAAGTGCAAAGGCCCGAGGGTGGAAACGAGCCTGGATATTGAAGGAGCGGCAAGGAGAGTGGGATGAGACGATAAAGCCAGCAGATTAAGCTAGGTGGGGCCAGATTCTGGCCATCCTGGCAAGAACCCTTCCTGGCGGGTTTTGAGCAGGGATATGACAAGAAGTGACTCACATCCTATCCAGTACTTTGTTTGCGCCTCCAGAACTGGAATTGTCTTGCCCAGAGATACAGAGGGCAaggggttaagtgacttgccccagGGAGCGAGGCTAATATGCGGGGGAGCTGGGACTCAAAGCCAGCGCTGCCTGACTCCAGGGTTCTTTCTATCACTCACGCTGCCCTTGTTCCTGCTCTGGCCACGTCCCTAACCATCCTTCCTCCCCTGGGCCTTAGCCCTGGCTCTCCTCATCTCCCACCCACAGCAGCTAGCAGCCAAGAGGCCTGGGGACTCCAGCTTTCTCACCAGCTGGGGAGGGAGGTCCAGATGCTTGGgcttaaggaggaaaaaaagaaagatgggcAAGTCTCAAGCATGAGGTCCTCTTACCTGTCCCTTGTTTGTCTGCAAAGCTGTCTGGCACACAGGGCGTGGGTACAGCCAGTCCATGGTTCTCCTGGGCATCCTGAAAGAGAGCAGAACCATCAGGGGACAGGGAAAGACAGTTCTTAACTTGCTGCTCCGTGAGGCCGTTTTAATTGCTGGAAAATCCACAGGGTTAACCTTGTGAATATACTGAAATATGGGCTCagttaaaagggtgaattttatgatatagtCAAGTCTTGTTATTCGTGGTAGTTAGGGTCTGTGAAATTGCTGCAAACAGTGAATTAGTAAAAACTGGATCCATGCCCTGAGGGAAACACAGGGTAAGGATCCTGTAAATCTTGGTCAAGTCACTTTCATCAGCTGATCAATACACAACTTTGTCTTTATGCGTGTTTCTCTTTAAAGACACCTTATTTAATGTCTGTTGTTAACTCGCTGATATTGAACTCACAGCAGTTCCATAACTCACGCCTTTGAAGCTTACCTAACACACGTATTTTCTCTGTAAGGCACCTCGTAGCTTCCTTGCACGTAGGGATGTTAGACAGCACATCAGCCCTGTGCTTAGGggatgtttcatttaatttttaaaattaaaaatgtttttctagcCATTccatgcaacatgtgggatcttagttgcccaaccagggatcaaacccatgcccctctGCATTGgagacagagtcttaaccattggactgccagggaagtccttgagggctatttttaaatagcaaaatcaccaacaaaaagtaaagaaatatgaaaagtatGGCACTAAACAGAAAAGGAGGCTTATTTACAGTACAAGGGCTGAAACAAGGAAGCAAAATGCCTTGTTCGACCTCAGCTGGTTCCCTGTGCAGCAGGTGACAAACTTTTCACTGCTCCGCTTGAGCCAAAGTGTCTTGAATACTGATTTGGggggttacaaataaattttagcgAGTAAGCGAATTACAGATACTGaatctgcaaataatgagagTCAACTGTATATGAACTGTATCTCAATTGAAACagatcaaaaaaacaaaataaaacaaaactgtgcATGACTCCCCAGGGATGTCCACAAGATCAAAAGCCAACCCCCCTTGGCCTGGCCTCCCGTTCACGCTTAGTTTTCATTAGGTAGTCacagaaaagtaaataagaaaagaGTGGTGACCTGGAGTACTGACAACGCTGTGGATTTCTGATCTCTAGGCTTTCAGACCATAATGCGTTTACACAGCTGTTGGTCTGTACATACTATTTTGcattctattttctttccctCCAAACACACATTTCCATATGTCAACAATGTCCACACACCTGTCCTTTGGAGGAGCTGTGGGGCGTTTTATGGTAGCTTTCAAAGTCCTCAACACCCTGGCAGTATCCTTCAGGCTAGTGTTAATTTCCATTCACCTGTTACAGCCAATCCGATAATCTAACTGAACCAGCTCCCTCTCTAGGATCCTTCCAACCCACCCCTCTGGTTCATGTTCATCCCTGATACTGGGTGTTGGTCAGGCTGTGCCCCTCTTCCCACCCTCCATTTCTAACAGTAACACCCCTTGCTCTGTGCTGTAAACACATGCTCACCATCACACTACCCTGCGATGAAGAAGTTGTCCCCATGAGCCGGAGAACGCAGAGGTTTAGTAGTTTGCTAAGTTGTTTACACTCTCACGACCAGTGGTGCTAAGCCCAGGTCTGTGGAGCTCCCACCCCTGAGTATTTTGCTTCCCTATAGTCCAAGTCTCTAATCCTAAAAGGATTCACAGAGCCCCTCTAGAAAGACAGTAGAGGgaatgagaaagttctggagccagactgcttgAATTTGAATTCTAGCTCTGCTTCCCACTGGTTATATGACTCAGCCAATGACTTAcgttctctgtgcctcagtttccttgactacgaaactgatttaaaaatagaatttactgggacttccctggcagtccagtggttaagactccacactcccagtggcagcgggcacaggtttgatctctggttggggaactatgtTCTCACATGCCACACGGCAcggtcagaaaagaaaaaatagaatttacCTATTCTAGGgaagttgtgaggattaagtgatgCAATACACAAAAAGCGCTTAGCTCCTGGCATGCAGTGAAAACCCAATAAACGTTAGCTCTTGTTATTCCTACGGAGCCATCCTTGTCTGCTCCAGGCCATACTGACCGACTGCTGTTCAGAGCAACCCACAGCCAAGTCCCACAAGGGAGGACTCCTGTTGGCGCCCTAGATATTCCCCCAGTTCCTCCAATGAGATCTGGTTGCTCCTTGGAGCCCAGGGACATGTCTTATATGAATCCCCCAAACATGGACACATAGTAAGCCAAGCTATTACTCACTGATGGGCTGATGGTGCCAACTCTCTAGACTTAATGGTTCAATATATAAGAAGGGGGATTCAAGGCAGATGTTTCACAAACATCCACAAGACCTCGGGGTACCAAGGGCAGTCTCAGAATTACTCTCTGGTTATATGAGGGCAGCAAACAACtcattttattcttaaagaaTTCTGAAGAACTGGAATGGCCTTGCTCCATCATCTActttttttctgcctctgtttgAGTCAAATGGCCACATACTTGTTCTCAACCTCTCTCAATCCTGCATTCTGAAATGCGGTACATACTGCATGAGAGGCAGTACACAAGGCTGTCtagctgttcagtcgctaagtcctgtccacctctttgtggtGTACCCATGACTGACTGTCTAATAACCCTCATGGAGTATGTATGCTCTGATTTTGATGAGATGGAGGCCAGGCCTTTAAAAGCCCAGGTTGAGCTCTCATTACTCTTTTGCCATAACTGGAAAGTAGAAAGACCTAGGGACTTATCATCAAGAGTTCTCAGATTCCAGTCGTGCTCTGATTTTGCCTGTGCATGTGTGACGTTGCCAGgagtgtgaccttggataagccGTAGCAACTATGATGTTAATCTATCATTTAtgcacctactatatgccagcaCTATGTTATCTCAAACCCCTTAAGAGACAGGGTGCAAACCTAGGCCTCCTAACTTCCCTTTTCTACAAATCAGAGACTCATTTTCTTCATGCATAACATGGAGAGATTTCCTGCTCTGTGGGGCCATCACGATGACCACAGGAGATAATGCTCCTAGCCCAGGAATCTGTGTTCTAACTCTTCTCCCCACAAAAGTGAGAATATTGTGAACAGTCAAAGCAAGCTGCCTGGAATCCTAGAAGCACCTTCTGGGTCACCCTATAATTATGTGTGAATGAGGAACACGGACGGACTTTATGGGCTGGAGGTAATACTGTCCACCCCACCTTTGATCTGAACTCTGAAAACGCATTAGATCCCAAAGACCACAGGATGGATGGAAATCTGTCTCCTGAGCGGCCTTGgaacgaacacacacacacacacacacacacacacacacacacacacacgagtccaGAACACGCCTATCACATCCCCATAGTGCTTGAGGTGCTGCGGTACTCTGTTACCCTTGCGGTAGGTCCCAAAGTCCAGCCtcactccttcagttcagttcagttccgtcgcttagtcgtgtccaactctgcgaccccatgaatcgcagcatgccaggcctccctgtccatcaccaactcccggagttcacccaaacccgtgtccatcaagtcggtgaagccatccagccatctcatcctctgttgtccccttctcctcttgcccccagtccctcccagcatcagagtcttttccaatgagtcaactcttctcatgaggtagccaaagtattggagtttcagctttagcatcagtccttctaatgaacacccatgactgatctcctttaggatggactggctggatctccttgcagtccaagggactctcaagagtcttctccagcaccacagttcaaaagcatcaattcttcagtgctcagttttcttcacagtccaactctcacatccatatgtgaccactggcaaaaccatagctttgactagacggacctttgttggcaaagtaatgtctctgttttttaatatgctatcttggttggtcataactttccttccaaggagtaagcatcttttaatttcatggctgcaatcaccatctgcagtgattttggagtcccccaaaataaagtttgacactgtttccactgtttccccatctatttccaatgaagtgatgggaccagatgccatgatcttaggagCCCCCaatactgaactgaatgcagcCCCAAGCCCCAGCTGGCCCTGCTTCTTCCCCTCCCACCTGCTTGGGCTAGCTGTCCCTTCCACCAGTGTGGACTGGGGAAGGCAAATGCAAACTCATTTTAATGCAAGTGCTAGTAAAACAGACCTGGAAGGTACGTCACACCCCTCTCAACACGGGGACCCAGGGAGCTGGCATCCAGTGCCCTGGCTTGGGTGGTGACAGAGTTCAGTGTGCAAATGCACAGGTGTGAACAGCATCCATCTCCACGGGGAGTGAACTTCCTCACCTGCCTCCCTTAGCCTCAGAGGACTGAGGTGAAGCCTCCTTTGGAAGAGGGCCTGGAGGTAACATCTCAATTCGATGTGTGATCCTGCGATGGGGGAAGGGTGTGCCGTAAAAGGGTCTTAATGGACAATCAGCGATGATTGAATGTAAAAGGTATATGAAGTAATAGTATCGTATCTATATGAAATTCCTGAATTTGCTAGTTGCACAGAGAATGTCTCTGTGCTTACATAGCACACACATAGTatgtaagttttttctttttttttgaagagggAAGGTTTTGGTTTTTTACTAATTgcattatagttgatttaaagtAGTTAGGAATAAAGGGATCCGATGTCTCAAATTACTCTAACATTTGGGCAGAAACAACGTGTAAATAATGAGAGAGAGGGCAAATAAAGCAAATGGGACACAATGCGGTGAATCTAGGTGGCGGCTCTAGGGAGTCCTTTGTACTATCCCTGCAACCGCTCTGCACGTTGGGGTTGGTTAAAAGGAGAGAGTTACTTAATACCCTTGAATGGtccattttaaaatggttaaaacggTAGATTGCATGTAATGTATcttcacaatttaaaaagttaaaacatagCAAACAAAAGACCAAggacttcccagggggcgctagtggcaaaaaacctgcctgccagtgcaagagacttaagacAGGAGagtgcagtccctgggtcaggaagatcccctggaggagggcacagcaaccactccagtattctcgcctgaagaacctcagggacagaagaacctgatgggctacagtccatagggtcacaaagagtcggacacgactgaagcgacttggcacacactcccacaaacaaaagaacaagaatGTCAAGAGAGAAAGTCTTGAGGGAGACTTAGAGCTTACCCATCCACTGGACAGACATCAGCATCTCACTTCTTTCTCTCGTTTCTAATATTCCCGACCTTAACCACAACCATAACAGCTGCTACTTAGCACTTACTCTGTACCACGTGCTCTGTCTTCCATCTCTTAACTCATTTACTTTTCACAACATGAGATGTGATCAGTGTTATTACACCTCccctttacagatgagcaaatcaCTGTCTTTCCAGGCATCTACCCGTCACCCATACCCCCAGCTTTTCACCTGGCTCTGCCAGGCATATCCTGTGTCCCTCCCTTCCTGCTACCCCGAAAGCTTGGCCCTCCTTCAGTCCTCACTGTTACCCAGACAGACAGACTACTGCTATCATCTCCCTGGC comes from the Capricornis sumatraensis isolate serow.1 chromosome 22, serow.2, whole genome shotgun sequence genome and includes:
- the C22H6orf132 gene encoding uncharacterized protein C6orf132 homolog codes for the protein MAAGGRKPQETPRNHPWSPSQCCFRWPHQRTSTYGIYYGDNRFDTVSESGTATLKARPRVRPLLTFLPLDAQENHGLAVPTPCVPDSFADKQGTGTSTLVNGNLRLYSSVGDLRPGHYGQDLLIPPPPPGPAPAPPLGALQPPEFSPPPPPSTAPPPPPLLESLPPPPPSTAPALPPGMGPLPHPPTVSSPSTPTPPDFIPPAPPQAVQAPPLPLLPAPTPPAPESPHTVGTRLFPTGGVTKWKSEVVLNGRQPEVPRTSPPRSPAEPKGALPGLESHLTFPRSFKVPPPTPVRTSSISIPEAQGTPPEDEENSKKGPGRPSLPPSFHIRSACQAYPDRAAELALPEEPSTVALAGPRPGQPQVQSSEQAETPPPAPPLPPPAPPLPPPAPPLPPAAPPLPSAEKAAPPPAGLMKRTKFSFPAPKPKPDPPSPEETASSEPMDWRDPSQMAKLRDQLSAYLCSSRREDRLASHRPGPTAASQEREDHKRPSLPAKEAPPSLLQKEAPPSLPEKEAPSSVPEESPCSRPKKAATSLILPPVDYLPQDAPTPSVWEIRKKLEAQLSSSAEKEARPSRGSLPPKSQPEGGRIFENRDDNSRFPKPVAKNLPPLSTTPLPNTPLQSKVTPGPATPPKATPGPASPPKATPGPATPPKAPPGPASPPKATPGPATPPKATPGPATPPKATPGPATPPKATPGPATTPNATPGPATTPNAMPGPATPPKATSGPATPPKATPLPITSSQLIAEKNLAPAGQWEKPEHEELAVPSKPEVEGHSSETSKPATQGALSSPAFPPKISPGREEVPCFYKPHCSQNSSSREVAVVIPTLSRGEAAGSGKPVEVKEPQELPPKPPASSQAADELLRHPVTGEVVERGSPMALLLAAKQRAQKGRPRGSPLGRPSLPGSLQGPSQPEAGSDTILYNEGQPNSFTVVPKVSKETEKVPQLTSPGQPKGLCQWELQPRRHPKDTESGRGPSSTKVKPQASAAWERPAPSSLLQGRLLPKSFSSPPSPSHKPEEDKEEEFNFEVIPPPPEFSNDPEPPAAPLQYLGRRGSPPRNNFSDLGQPANAGPARGFSHFSADPGPARGLDRFSGGGGGRSLIKKRLYVGEPHRNPEPPRGGTGRSLSFPNCFGPQPGGPFAAPSGPEMRRVNSAGRGPPGGLHSRKMSLEGAARGEAKYKARGGGGDYGCAPATGRSPHNNMHYGSSINTFTVRPGTRHPISYAYSGAHWKAPS